The following coding sequences lie in one Chryseobacterium arthrosphaerae genomic window:
- the bamA gene encoding outer membrane protein assembly factor BamA produces the protein MKFRLLPIIMFAASAHFYGQVTPQDSTKVNNAVHAENEAGTYTLKDIVVDGVKKYTPAQILRFTGLTKGESVDIPGQKISNAVKKLWDTQSFSEVEVYVQSIEGQTVVLRFYLEDLKELGEVKFTGKGIGKSKNEKLAKDNNLKPGTKITQNLVSSLKTNIPKDYIKKGFADAKITIQDKVNAGDPALVDWTINVDKGKRIKIDHIEFEGNENVTDSKLRNKAFKETKQKRFGIGGILKSSKFIEDKYQEDKQSLISYYNSLGYRDAKIVSDSVWRNKRNNYEINVKLNEGKKYYIGDITFTGNTVYATEYLQRLLGYKKGDIYDAVGFNKKVGEDGGKEDDSDIKSVYMNNGYLFSNVTPVEKSVNGDAVNLEIRINEGEQASWNKVTWQGNTTTHDHVILRALRTKPGELFKKTEIKRTYFDLAGMSFFDPQQIGQDIQPNQADNTVDINWKLVEKGSSQVQLQAGYGGNSFIGTLGLTFNNFSLKNFLKFKDFKPVPQGDGQTFSIQVQAGQYFQNYGVSFTEPWLFGTRQTSLSVSLNNSRVRYSDQYGYAQKLNIFSASAGLNRLLNWPDDYFSLYTGLQFQKYDFNNYPFQFGDTTENNGSANNFSINLGLSRNSAGIDPIFPTMGSNVELSAKLTPPYSLFGKKDYDAMKPVDKYKWMEFYKIKFKADVYNEIIGKLVLRSSAEMGFMDGYNSKLGAPPFERFYMGGTGLFGGRYDGRELIPLRGYENASTEGGLAEDITQRGGGTIYNRFTLELRYPISMNQTAKIYALTFAEGGNVWNSWSSYSPFQLKRSVGIGVRVYMGAFGLIGFDFALGLDKTISGEKSGWRNHFLMNQTL, from the coding sequence ATGAAGTTTAGACTATTACCCATCATTATGTTTGCTGCTTCTGCACATTTTTATGGACAAGTAACTCCACAAGACAGCACAAAAGTAAATAATGCTGTACACGCAGAAAATGAGGCAGGCACCTATACGCTTAAAGACATCGTTGTAGATGGGGTAAAAAAATACACACCAGCTCAGATTCTGAGATTTACAGGATTGACCAAAGGTGAAAGTGTAGACATTCCGGGACAGAAAATCAGTAATGCTGTTAAAAAGCTTTGGGATACCCAATCCTTTTCTGAAGTGGAAGTTTATGTTCAAAGCATTGAAGGGCAGACTGTAGTCTTAAGGTTTTACCTGGAAGACCTGAAAGAACTTGGTGAAGTGAAATTTACAGGAAAAGGCATTGGTAAATCTAAAAATGAAAAATTGGCTAAGGATAATAACCTTAAGCCGGGAACCAAGATCACTCAAAACCTGGTATCAAGTCTGAAGACCAATATCCCGAAAGACTATATCAAGAAAGGTTTTGCAGATGCCAAAATCACCATTCAGGATAAAGTAAATGCAGGAGATCCGGCGTTAGTAGACTGGACGATCAATGTAGATAAAGGGAAAAGAATCAAAATCGATCATATTGAATTCGAAGGAAACGAAAATGTGACCGATAGCAAACTTAGAAACAAAGCCTTTAAAGAAACCAAACAAAAACGTTTCGGAATCGGTGGTATTCTTAAATCTTCAAAATTCATCGAAGATAAATATCAGGAAGATAAACAGAGTCTTATCAGTTATTACAACTCCTTAGGGTATAGAGACGCCAAGATCGTTTCAGATTCCGTGTGGAGAAATAAAAGAAACAACTACGAGATCAATGTAAAACTGAACGAAGGTAAAAAGTATTATATCGGTGATATCACATTCACCGGGAATACGGTGTATGCTACAGAATATTTACAGAGATTATTAGGATATAAAAAAGGAGATATTTACGATGCGGTAGGATTCAACAAAAAAGTTGGTGAAGACGGTGGTAAAGAAGATGATTCCGATATTAAATCCGTTTACATGAACAACGGTTATCTTTTCTCCAACGTAACACCTGTTGAAAAATCAGTAAATGGTGATGCGGTAAACCTGGAGATCAGAATTAATGAAGGAGAGCAGGCCAGCTGGAATAAAGTGACATGGCAGGGAAATACAACCACTCATGACCACGTAATTCTCAGAGCACTGAGAACAAAACCGGGTGAATTATTCAAGAAGACCGAAATCAAAAGAACATATTTCGATCTTGCGGGGATGTCTTTCTTTGACCCTCAGCAGATCGGACAGGATATCCAGCCCAATCAGGCAGATAATACTGTAGATATCAACTGGAAGCTCGTAGAAAAAGGATCTTCCCAGGTGCAGTTACAGGCCGGATATGGAGGGAACAGCTTCATTGGGACGTTAGGACTTACGTTCAATAACTTCTCATTAAAGAACTTCCTGAAGTTTAAAGACTTTAAACCGGTACCTCAGGGAGACGGGCAAACTTTCTCCATTCAGGTTCAGGCCGGGCAGTATTTCCAGAACTATGGAGTTTCATTTACAGAACCTTGGCTATTTGGTACAAGACAAACATCCCTGTCTGTTAGTTTGAATAACTCAAGAGTAAGATATTCAGACCAGTACGGATATGCTCAGAAACTGAATATTTTCTCTGCATCAGCAGGTCTGAACAGATTGTTGAACTGGCCGGATGATTATTTCTCATTATACACCGGTCTTCAGTTCCAGAAGTACGACTTTAATAACTATCCGTTCCAGTTTGGGGATACTACAGAAAATAACGGTTCTGCCAACAACTTTAGTATCAACTTGGGATTAAGCAGAAACTCAGCCGGGATTGACCCTATTTTCCCTACTATGGGATCCAATGTAGAGCTTTCCGCAAAACTGACTCCGCCATATTCATTGTTTGGTAAAAAAGATTACGATGCGATGAAACCTGTTGATAAGTATAAGTGGATGGAATTCTATAAGATCAAGTTCAAAGCAGATGTTTATAACGAAATCATCGGTAAACTTGTATTGAGATCCTCTGCAGAAATGGGATTCATGGATGGATATAACAGTAAACTGGGAGCACCGCCATTTGAAAGATTCTATATGGGAGGTACAGGACTTTTCGGAGGTAGATATGACGGTAGAGAATTGATTCCGTTAAGAGGATATGAAAATGCCTCAACTGAAGGAGGTCTTGCAGAAGACATTACCCAAAGAGGTGGGGGAACAATCTATAACAGATTTACTTTAGAATTAAGATATCCGATTTCAATGAATCAGACAGCAAAAATCTATGCATTGACATTTGCTGAAGGAGGTAACGTATGGAATTCATGGAGTTCTTACAGTCCGTTCCAGCTGAAAAGATCAGTAGGGATAGGGGTAAGAGTATATATGGGTGCATTTGGATTAATCGGATTCGACTTTGCACTTGGATTAGACAAAACGATATCAGGAGAAAAATCAGGATGGCGTAACCACTTCCTGATGAACCAAACTTTATAA
- a CDS encoding OmpH family outer membrane protein: MKHFKIIFAFVLLLSFGLGNAQKIGVVDTNEILNKLPQYKEAEARLNAQIDTWQSELQNLQTEYERKKAAFESEKVLLIGDQLKLREKEVVDLDKNIKTTTSLRFGANGEITKLRTNLVQPFQDQIWGAIKTMSEKNGLGIVLDKSNNISVIFLQGKYDYTEKVLTILLKGTDKKEKTSNKSKK; this comes from the coding sequence ATGAAGCACTTTAAAATAATTTTCGCATTCGTATTACTCTTATCCTTCGGATTGGGCAATGCTCAGAAAATAGGAGTAGTGGATACCAATGAGATTTTGAATAAATTACCTCAGTATAAAGAAGCTGAGGCGAGGCTCAATGCTCAGATTGATACCTGGCAGTCCGAACTTCAGAATCTGCAGACAGAATACGAACGTAAAAAAGCAGCATTTGAAAGTGAAAAAGTATTGTTGATTGGAGATCAGCTCAAACTGAGAGAAAAAGAAGTTGTAGATCTGGATAAAAATATCAAAACAACGACCAGTTTACGTTTTGGAGCCAATGGTGAAATCACAAAGCTCAGAACGAATCTTGTTCAGCCGTTTCAGGATCAGATCTGGGGAGCTATCAAAACAATGTCTGAAAAAAATGGATTGGGCATAGTTCTTGATAAAAGCAATAACATTAGTGTTATTTTTCTTCAGGGAAAATATGATTACACAGAAAAAGTGTTGACTATTTTATTGAAAGGAACGGATAAGAAGGAGAAAACAAGTAATAAAAGTAAAAAGTAA
- a CDS encoding OmpH family outer membrane protein, whose amino-acid sequence MKKLSVLFAAVMMVVSVGMAKAQKIATLDVLGVLNAMPEKKKADADLKTFLDTKQAEIKKKADAGQAKLKQYTEEAPKKTADENKAREAELQKIQEEIAQMQEKAQKDLQAKQEVVFGPIEKKLNDAVEKVSKANGYEYVMDANSPAFLYKAGTDATAAVKKELGIQ is encoded by the coding sequence ATGAAAAAATTAAGTGTATTATTTGCAGCAGTGATGATGGTTGTATCGGTAGGTATGGCGAAAGCTCAAAAAATTGCTACTTTAGATGTATTGGGAGTTCTTAATGCTATGCCTGAAAAGAAAAAAGCAGATGCTGACCTTAAGACATTCTTAGATACAAAACAAGCTGAGATTAAGAAGAAAGCAGATGCAGGACAAGCTAAATTAAAGCAATATACAGAAGAAGCACCTAAGAAAACTGCAGACGAAAACAAAGCTAGAGAAGCAGAATTACAAAAAATTCAGGAAGAAATAGCTCAAATGCAGGAAAAAGCTCAAAAAGATCTTCAGGCTAAGCAAGAAGTAGTGTTCGGTCCTATTGAGAAAAAATTAAATGATGCTGTAGAAAAGGTATCTAAAGCAAACGGATACGAGTACGTTATGGATGCAAACTCTCCTGCGTTCCTTTACAAAGCCGGAACAGATGCAACAGCAGCGGTAAAGAAAGAGCTGGGAATTCAATAA